The following proteins are encoded in a genomic region of Apium graveolens cultivar Ventura unplaced genomic scaffold, ASM990537v1 ctg3792, whole genome shotgun sequence:
- the LOC141701393 gene encoding transmembrane E3 ubiquitin-protein ligase FLY2-like, whose product MAISEASKEMIWLKNFLEELGKKQADSALYSDSQSAIHLAKNPAFHARTRHIQLKYHFRRELISNDTFFLMKILCSKNPADMLTKVVMNEKLKLCWQPTSPFDWNITGKYAGSWRLMNPTESNPIIRKSSGDSVLKLISTPTTSKGVYHVKGMVIFYKVFEDEHKVWGATIKIEGDYIWPLRLLRAVAYTEKAGESGYKDDYNISNPHYSFGLLTSQDFQEFQWVKIWNRKLSPVIDMEKHCNITVRARISRVPSMQSNEDGSSYHIEAALVRFLMDDNGDCLPPMQLNATSVNTEMFFDKAFNYNLMVTFISLLQVLLLIQQRKHSNTQSGAVKVSSFTIGQQAIMDAYLCLLHLTAGITVGN is encoded by the exons ATGGCTATCTCTGAAGCTAGCAAGGAGATGATTTGGTTGAAGAATTTTCTTGAGGAGTTGGGCAAGAAACAGGCGGACAGTGCTTTGTATAGCGATAGTCAGAGTGCTATTCATCTTGCGAAGAATCCCGCGTTTCATGCTAGGACGAGGCATATTCAACTGAAATATCACTTTAGAAGAGAGTTGATAAGCAATGATACATTTTTCTTGATGAAAATTCTTTGTTCAAAGAATCCTGCAGATATGTTGACTAAGGTGGTTATGAATGAAAAGTTGAAGCTTTGC TGGCAACCAACATCACCTTTTGATTGGAACATTACCGGAAAGTATGCAG GATCTTGGCGCTTAATGAATCCCACGGAAAGCAATCCTATAATAAGAAAGTCCAGCGGTGACTCTGTCCTCAAATTGATCAGTACCCCAACAACAAGTAAAGGGGTATATCATGTTAAG GGGATGGTTATATTCTATAAGGTGTTTGAAGATGAACATAAAGTCTGGGGTGCAACAATCAAAATAGAAGGGGATTATATATGGCCCTTACGACTACTTCGAGCAGTAGCCTACAC AGAAAAAGCAGGAGAATCTGGATACAAAGATGATTACAATATCTCCAATCCACATTACTCG TTTGGACTTCTCACATCCCAGGATTTTCAAGAGTTTCAATGGGTCAAGATTTGGAACAGAAAACTCT CACCTGTGATCGACATGGAGAAACATTGTAACATCACAGTAAGGGCTCGGATATCACGTGTTCCGTCCATGCAAAGTA ATGAAGATGGGAGTAGTTACCATATAGAAGCCGCATTGGTAAGATTTTTGATGGATGACAATGGAGATTGTCTGCCGCCCATGCAATTGAATGCAACTTCTGTAAACACTGAGATGTTCTTTGACAAAGCATTTAATTACAACCTGATGGTCACTTTT ATCTCTCTCCTTCAAGTTCTCCTGTTAATTCAACAAAGGAAACATAGCAACACGCAATCT GGAGCTGTCAAAGTTTCAAGTTTCACAATTGGACAACAGGCTATCATGGATGCATACCTTTGTCTTTTACATCTGACTGCAGGAATCACAGTTGGTAATTAG
- the LOC141701391 gene encoding uncharacterized protein LOC141701391 yields MATHVIGDLRPKRTSNWRIRVRVSSKWCDRNFSTGHRNALNLILVDEEHNRIRAFVGETVLHYFDKKFIESHAYEIRNFVVKYYEPTEAARCFKDDKFILQSNLTKATALHNVHANIPTNVWQFTELAAISEFQENVLHCIDVVGIFYSVEPTEKTTIPGKTNVSRINFCITDSITKVNVTFKGKLAPLLDVALIEATEQPVVLAMTSCKIMFAKQLNEIFMCNTQATRINTNPNTEIAATLRRMNCMEDEQSNNVGDANICWQATPVFCWHVMKK; encoded by the exons ATGGCAACCCATGTTATAGGGGATCTAAGGCCAAAGCGAACATCCAATTGGAGAATTAGAGTACGAGTTTCAAGTAAGTGGTGTGATAGGAATTTTTCCACCGGACATCGCAATGCATTAAACCTGATCCTGGTGGATGAAGAA CATAATCGAATTCGTGCATTCGTTGGTGAGACAGTGTTGCATTATTTTGATAAAAAATTCATTGAAAGCCATGCGTATGAGATTAGAAATTTTGTTGTCAAATATTATGAACCAACAGAGGCAGCAAGATGTTTCAAGGATGACAAGTTTATACTACAGTCTAACTTAACAAAAGCTACAGCGTTGCACAATGTACATGCAAATATTCCAACTAATGTCTGGCAATTTACGGAACTCGCGGCGATTAGTGAATTCCAGGAAAATGTTCTTCATTGCATTG ATGTTGTTGGAATTTTTTACTCGGTTGAACCCACAGAGAAAACAACAATTCCAGGAAAAACTAATGTTTCGCGAATAAACTTCTGTATAACTGATTCAAT CACAAAAGTAAATGTTACATTCAAGGGTAAATTGGCTCCATTACTTGATGTTGCACTAATTGAAGCAACAGAACAACCCGTTGTACTTGCAATGACTAGCTGCAAAATTATGTTTGCCAAACAATTGAACGAAATATTTATGTGTAACACTCAAGCTACAAGGATTAACACAAATCCAAATACAGAAATTGCAGCTACACTAAGGAGAAT GAATTGCATGGAGGATGAGCAATCAAATAATGTTGGAGATGCCAATATTTGTTGGCAGGCTACTCCTGTATTTTGTTGGCATGTAATGAAGAAATAG
- the LOC141701392 gene encoding uncharacterized protein LOC141701392: MYAEQLYNAFATAAFFKFVVFSFSELRFFLHIWKANRSTNYIQSVEARRELSVLCIYFCGILLGVILCTYEFPKFLPVITLVVHSYWIPQIATNIFRDPRKPLQPSYIIGMSVTRLAIPLYIFGCPPNFMHIKPDRSWCIYLVGFTGLQANILLLQHYLGCRFFIFWQMFPLKYNYHKRPDQDVNHASDCVICMTPIDFTQHPDFCMVLLDITPCEHVFHSHCLLKWMDIKMDCPTCRPRLPPVNFLYQFIDKATLGAAGSSLDVSLQNSRSIFFKFISHYVLEEAELELPKMFSDVHGDTISDVINIELGGGYRSKFKYCPRTCKIYGLRRFFGKYDIDENFVIFFKYLGNSTFAITVFDYQCMNHFRDIEKYFRFEDFMYPPVNDVVIIISDDENILQENNEMEMMIQAEGDDDVEEDHDALVPDQDNTFRVRLLLSLVDQRGHGVYIPRWMRTFYAKWGRRTTVFLSVGETLWNVDVRKMKKCYRFAKGWDKFTRDNNLTVGQILTFQYIGNFTFVVFV, from the exons ATGTATGCAGAACAATTGTATAACGCATTTGCCACTGCTGCATTCTTCAAGTTTGTTGTCTTCTCTTTTTCTGAGTTGAGATTTTTTCTCCATATATGGAAGGCAAATAGGTCTACAAATTACATACAGAGTGTGGAAGCGAGGCGTGAACTTTCAGTTCTTTGTATTTATTTCT GTGGTATCCTTTTGGGAGTTATTCTGTGCACGTATGAGTTCCCTAAATTCCTTCCAGTTATTACTCTGGTTGTGCACTCCTACTGGATACCTCAGATCGCCACAAATATTTTTCGTGACCCAAGAAAGCCACTACAGCCTAGTTACATTATTGGAATGAGTGTAACTCGGCTTGCAATTCCTTTATATATCTTTGGATGTCCCCCCAACTTCATGCACATTAAGCCTGACAGGAGTTGGTGCATCTATTTGGTGGGTTTTACTGGGTTGCAAGCAAACATTCTTCTTCTGCAGCACTATCTTGGATGTCGATTCTTCATTTTTTGGCAG ATGTTTCCACTAAAATATAATTACCATAAACGGCCGGATCAGGATGTAAATCATGCCAGTGACTGTGTCATTTGCATGACGCCCATTGATTTCACTCAACATCCAGATTTTTGCATGGTACTTTTGGACA TAACGCCATGTGAACATGTCTTCCATTCACATTGCTTACTTAAGTGGATGGATATAAAGATGGATTGCCCAACCTGCAGGCCGCGACTTCCACCAGT GAACTTCCTCTACCAGTTTATTGATAAAGCAACTTTAGGTGCAGCAGGATCAAGTTTAG ATGTGTCTTTACAGAACTCAAGAtcaatttttttcaaatttatcaGCCATTATGTCCTTGAAGAAGCTGAATTG GAACTTCCGAAAATGTTCTCAGATGTTCACGGTGATACCATTAGTGATGTTATAAACATTGAACTTGGAGGTGGATATCGTTCAAAATTCAAGTACTGTCCTAGAACCTGTAAAATTTATGGGCTTCGTCGATTCTTTGGGAAGTATGATATCGATGAGAACTTTGTAATTTTCTTTAAGTACTTGGGAAACTCTACATTTGCCATCACAGTATTTGATTACCAGTGCATGAACCACTTCCGCGACATAGAAAAATATTTCCGCTTTGAGGATTTCATGTATCCTCCTGTAAATGATGTTGTTATTATCATATCAGATGATGAAAATATTCTTCAAG AAAACAATGAAATGGAAATGATGATTCAAGCGGAAGGAGATGATGATGTAGAAGAAG ACCATGATGCCTTAGTTCCTGATCAAGACAATACTTTCAGAGTTCGATTGTTACTTTCTCTTGTTGATCAGCGTGGTCATGGAGTG TATATTCCAAGGTGGATGAGAACTTTTTATGCAAAATGGGGTAGACGTACTACAGTTTTCTTATCCGTAGGTGAAACACTTTGGAATGTTGATGTTCGGAAAATGAAGAAATGTTACAGGTTTGCAAAGGGCTGGGATAAATTCACAAGGGATAACAATCTCACTGTTGGTCAGATTCTAACCTTTCAGTATATTGGCAATTTCACCTTCGTAGTATTTGTTTAG